One genomic region from Siniperca chuatsi isolate FFG_IHB_CAS linkage group LG18, ASM2008510v1, whole genome shotgun sequence encodes:
- the plgrkt gene encoding plasminogen receptor (KT) encodes MGFLLSKSMDANFKKQQEFMLHNSRLQMERQILMQNQMRERQMAMQIAWSREFLKYFGTFFTVATLGLTVGAIKRKRPFLLAPIFPFGFIFAYQMDSAYGTLINRMRREAESIMASEHNLLDLPHGTPTFDSIEKARRAKSSLTSFLEK; translated from the exons ATGGGGTTTCTACTGTCTAAATCCATGGATGCaaactttaaaaagcagcaaGAATTCATGCTCCACAATTCCCGGCTGCAG atggaGCGTCAGATCCTGATGCAGAAccagatgagagagagacagatggctATGCAGATTGCCTGGTCCAGAGAGTTTCTCAAATACTTCGGCACTTTCTTTACAGTGGCTACACTGGGACTCACTGTAGG tgccattAAAAGAAAGAGACCATTCCTATTGGCTCCCATCTTTCCTTTCGGCTTCATATTTGCCTACCAGATGGACAGCGCCTATGGGACACTTATTAATCGTATGAGAA GGGAGGCTGAGAGTATCATGGCGTCTGAACATAACCTCCTGGACTTGCCTCATGGGACTCCAACTTTCGATAGCATAGAGAAGGCCCGCCGAGCTAAAAGCAGCCTCACCTCCTTCTTGGAGAAATGA
- the rln1 gene encoding prorelaxin H1, with translation MLWRLTLAVAVVCVGGICSCVKADMMSRLIMPRDYGVKLCGREFIRAVIFTCGGSRWKRSTEGDLDPFQWSSLSDVTAEDNQRTWQPGAELTDNQSPLHIAPSYSLADLLALYGAVGDMQSLSDPAPLEKSQPSTVLVERDGNPAAADWPIPSKKKRNFSLGVAGKCCSQGCTKNDIGRLC, from the exons ATGCTCTGGAGATTGACTCTTGCCGTGGCCGTGGTGTGTGTCGGTGGCATATGCAGCTGTGTGAAGGCTGATATGATGAGCAGACTGATCATGCCGAGGGACTACGGGGTGAAACTGTGCGGGAGAGAGTTCATCAGAGCAGTAATTTTCACCTGCGGCGGTTCCCGGTGGAAACGATCCACAGAGGGGGACTTGG aTCCCTTCCAGTGGAGTTCCCTCAGTGACGTTACAGCAGAGGACAACCAGCGCACCTGGCAACCTGGTGCAGAGCTCACAGATAACCAATCTCCTCTCCATATTGCCCCCTCTTACTCCCTGGCAGACCTCCTGGCTCTTTACGGGGCCGTAGGAGACATGCAGTCGCTGAGTGACCCGGCCCCGCTGGAGAAGTCTCAGCCGTCCACGGTTTTAGTCGAGCGAGACGGAAACCCAGCTGCAGCTGACTGGCCCATACCGAGCAAGAAGAAGAGGAACTTTTCTCTGGGTGTGGCAGGGAAGTGCTGTAGCCAGGGCTGTACCAAAAACGATATCGGACGCTTGTGCTGA
- the jak2a gene encoding tyrosine-protein kinase JAK2a: MACILLTDMDPPISSPTARHNGLLLDPDPATGSDPKQDMDATCLTVHLYYLGKDGGVGGANSSESALTFPPGEYVAEELCISAAKACGIAPVYCSLFGLMRESDRIWFPPNHIFKLHQPASESLHFRIRYYFPGWYNSSNSLYAHRYGMSKGMESPVMDDCVMAYQFFQWRNDFLNGWVHIPVSHEAQEECLGMAVLDMMRLAKERGRSPVDICNDTSYKSFLPISMQSRIQEYNILTRKRIRYRFRRFIQQFSECKATVCNLKLKYLMSLEMLLPSLYSERFQVTDLSANEVTIVIMGNKGIQWSKGKEEEGAEEELQTYCDFPAVIDISIKQANKEGSVESRIVTLTRQDNQILELEFHSLSEALSFVSLVDGYYRLVADAHHYLCKEVAPPRLLECIQSYCHGPVSMEFTIGKLRRSGNHQGLYILRCSPRDYDKYFMSFVVGYETMVDYKHCQIVKTEAGEYILSGAKRSFGSLRELLHCYQKEALRTDGYTFQLTRCCPPTLKDKSNLLVCRNNQGAEVPLSPSLHKHNISQMVFHKIRKEDLVINESLGQGTFTKIFCGVRKELGDYGEIHQMDVVIKILDKAHRNYSESFFEAASMMSQLSHKHLLLNYGMCVCGDENMMVQEYGKFGSLDTYLKKKKSCVNITWKLEVAKQLSWAMHYLEDKNLIHGNVCAKNVLLIREEDRITGSLPFIKLSDPGISITMLPKEVLVERIPWVPPECIENPQNLSLATDKWSFGTTLWEICSGGDKPLSTLDSSKKNLFYEDRHQLPAPKWTELANLINSCMDYEPFHRPSFRAIIRDLNSLFTPDYELLVESDMVPNKTRGFGFPWASESQEPAQFEERHLIFLKQLGKGNFGSVEMCRYDPLQDSTGEVVAVKKLQHSTAEHLRDFEREIEILKSLQHENIVKYKGVCYSAGRRNLRLIMEYLPYGSLRDYLIKHKDHFDSKKLLHYALQICKGMDYLAIKRYIHRDLATRNILVESEMRVKIGDFGLTKMLPQGKEYYTVREPGESPIFWYAPESLTESKFSVASDIWSFGVVLYELFTYSNKNCSPPVVFMDKMGNEKQGQMIVYHLIDLLKQGYRLPAPDNCPKEIHTMMTECWNSEPRLRPTFKTLIHSVETVRDGMDG, from the exons ATGGCCTGTATTCTGCTGACAGACATGGACCCACCCATCTCCAGTCCCACAGCACGTCACAATGGCCTCCTCCTTGACCCCGACCCAGCCACTGGATCCGACCCCAAGCAGGACATGGATGCCACCTGCCTCACTGTCCACCTTTACTATCTGGGGAAGGATGGAGGAGTGGGTGGGGCCAACTCTTCAGAAAGTGCGCTCACGTTTCCACCTGGAGAGTACGTAGCAGAGGAACTGTGCATCAGTGCAGCGAAAGCATGTG gGATTGCTCCAGTGTACTGCAGCTTGTTTGGCCTGATGAGGGAAAGTGACCGGATATGGTTCCCTCCTAATCACATCTTTAAACTGCACCAGCCAGCCAGTGAGAGCCTGCACTTTAGAATCAG ATACTATTTTCCTGGCTGGTATAACAGCAGCAATTCATTGTATGCCCATCGCTATGGCATGTCCAAGGGGATGGAGAGCCCTGTGATGGATGATTGTGTCATGGCATACCAGTTTTTTCAG TGGCGCAATGACTTTCTGAATGGCTGGGTTCATATTCCAGTGAGTCATGAGGCCCAGGAGGAGTGTCTGGGCATGGCGGTGCTAGACATGATGAGGCTTGCCAAAGAGAGGGGTCGGTCACCTGTGGATATCTGCAATGATACCAG CTACAAGTCCTTTCTGCCGATAAGCATGCAAAGCCGCATCCAGGAATATAACATCTTGACTCGGAAGAGGATCCGCTATCGCTTCAGGAGATTCATCCAGCAGTTCAGTGAATGCAAGGCCACGGTGTGTAACCTCAAGCTCAAATACCTGATGAGCCTGGAGATGCTGCTGCCCTCCCTCTACTCTGAGCGCTTCCAAGTCACCGACCTCTCTGCAAACGAGGTTACCATCGTCATCATGGGCAACAAGGGCATCCAGTGGTCaaaagggaaagaggaggagggagcagaggag GAGCTACAGACATACTGTGACTTCCCAGCGGTGATTGACATCAGCATCAAACAGGCCAATAAGGAAGGCTCTGTGGAGAGTCGCATAGTTACCCTCACTAGACAGGACAACCAGATCCTG GAACTGGAGTTTCATTCGCTCTCAGAGGCTCTGTCATTCGTATCATTAGTTGATGGGTATTATAGACTGGTTGCAGATGCCCATCATTACCTGTGCAAAGAGGTGGCGCCACCAAGACTTCTGGAGTGCATTCAGAGCTACTGCCACGGCCCTGTGTC GATGGAGTTTACGATTGGTAAGCTGCGTCGCTCTGGTAACCACCAAGGCCTGTACATTCTTCGGTGCAGCCCCAGGGACTACGACAAATACTTCATGTCTTTTGTGGTGGGG TATGAAACTATGGTGGACTATAAGCACTGTCAGATCGTGAAGACGGAGGCAGGAGAGTACATTCTGAGTGGTGCTAAGAGGAGCTTCGGCTCACTCAGGGAACTTCTGCACTGCTACCAAAAGGAGGCGCTCCGCACTGATGGATACACATTCCAGCTGACCAGGTGCTGCCCACCCACTCTCAAAG ATAAATCCAACCTGCTGGTGTGTCGAAACAATCAAGGGGCAGAGGTTCCACTGTCTCCCTCgcttcacaaacacaacatcagcCAGATGGTCTTCCACAAGATCCGAAAAGAGGACCTCGTCATC AATGAGAGTCTGGGCCAAGGAACGTTCACCAAGATCTTCTGCGGTGTGAGGAAGGAGCTGGGAGACTATGGAGAGATACACCAGATGGATGTTGTTATCAAGATCCTGGATAAGGCTCACCGCAACTATTCAGAG TCATTCTTTGAAGCAGCCAGTATGATGAGCCAGCTTTCCCACAAGCACTTACTCCTCAACTAtggcatgtgtgtttgtggcgaTGAGA ACATGATGGTGCAGGAGTACGGTAAATTTGGTTCACTGGACACctacctgaaaaaaaaaaaaagctgcgtTAACATCACCTGGAAGCTAGAAGTGGCCAAGCAGCTGTCCTGGGCTATGCACTACTTG GAAGATAAGAACCTCATCCATGGAAATGTTTGTGCCAAGAATGTTCTTTTGATCAGAGAGGAGGATCGGATTACGGGCAGCCTGCCCTTCATCAAACTCAGTGACCCGGGTATCAGCATCACCATGCTGCCCAAAGAAG tTCTGGTGGAGCGTATCCCATGGGTACCCCCCGAGTGCATTGAAAACCCCCAGAACCTGAGTTTAGCCACAGACAAGTGGAGCTTTGGGACCACTCTTTGGGAGATCTGCAGTGGCGGAGACAAACCACTCAGCACCCTGGACTCCTCCAAG AAGAACTTGTTCTATGAGGACAGGCACCAGCTACCGGCTCCTAAATGGACAGAGCTGGCCAATCTGATCAATAGCTGTATGGACTACGAGCCCTTTCACCGACCCTCTTTCAGAGCAATTATCAGAGATCTCAATAGCCTCTTCACACCAG ACTATGAGCTGCTGGTGGAGAGCGATATGGTACCCAACAAGACAAGAGGCTTCGGCTTCCCGTGGGCCTCCGAGAGCCAGGAGCCCGCCCAGTTTGAGGAGAGGCACCTCATCTTTCTCAAGCAGCTAGgcaaa GGAAACTTTGGTAGCGTGGAGATGTGCAGGTATGACCCCCTGCAGGACAGCACAGGGGAGGTGGTGGCCGTGAAGAAactacagcacagcacagccGAGCACCTCAGGGACTTTGAGCGGGAAATCGAGATCCTCAAATCCCTCCAGCATGAAAACATTGTGAAATACAAAGGAGTCTGCTATAGTGCAG GACGAAGGAACCTACGGCTGATAATGGAATATCTCCCCTACGGCAGCTTGAGAGATTATCTCATCAAACACAAGGACCACTTTGATTCCAAGAAACTGCTGCACTATGCATTACAGATTTGCAAG GGTATGGACTACCTTGCCATTAAGCGATACATCCATAGAGACCTGGCCACACGAAACATTCTGGTAGAGAGCGAGATGAGGGTGAAAATCGGTGATTTTGGCCTGACCAAGATGCTGCCACAGGGCAAAGAGTACTACACTGTCAGAGAGCCTGGGGAAAGCCCTATCTTCTG GTATGCCCCAGAGTCGCTGACAGAGAGCAAGTTCTCTGTGGCATCAGATATCTGGAGTTTTGGTGTTGTCCTCTATGAACTCTTCACTTACAGTAACAAGAACTGCAGCCCACCAGTG GTGTTCATGGACAAGATGGGAAATGAAAAGCAGGGCCAGATGATTGTCTACCATCTCATAGACCTGCTGAAACAGGGATATAGGTTGCCTGCTCCTGATAATTGTCCAAAGGAG ATTCACACGATGATGACAGAGTGCTGGAACAGTGAACCGAGACTGCGCCCTACTTTCAAGACATTAATCCACAGCGTGGAGACTGTACGAGACGGCATGGATGGATGA